The Salipiger sp. H15 genome includes a window with the following:
- a CDS encoding NAD(P)/FAD-dependent oxidoreductase: MTSPTSPDVAVIGSGINALTAAAMLAKSGKRVAVFEREAVAGGCMRSEELAEGVTYDPLATTFVLWVTGGAHGALGADLARHGVEFCATDTPTGVLLPDGRALTYTTDRAANVAAFDAAHDGDGAQLARDLDAFGADAGLLFGLMGGNPWSRQTAKLLAREAWARKPRGLATVMGGALQPMRSWLESAFESDLSRALWAPWCLHAGLGPEAAFSGQMGKVIGFALEAASAPVVKGGAANMVRGLVAIIEEHGGTVRTSAEVAEITHDKGRATGLRLASGETIAAKTVLASVTPQQLYGKLAATPARRDDLRKYRHGKGNFQLHYLLNGPVKWKAAGLEKVQLLHLTPGLDGVSKAGNEAERGMLPEVPTICVGQPCAADPSRAPEGQSVLWLQMPEAPRHVKGDAAGKIEVPADGRWTEALREAYADRIEAILAHHIDGFAESVVTRRAISPADLEGYNMNLVGGDPYGGACTLDQFFLWRPFGDTRRHASDLEGLYHIGASTHPGPGLSGGSGFLVARELGA, translated from the coding sequence ATGACCTCCCCGACCTCTCCCGACGTTGCCGTCATCGGCAGCGGCATCAACGCGCTGACCGCGGCAGCCATGCTCGCCAAGTCCGGCAAGCGCGTCGCCGTGTTCGAGCGCGAGGCGGTCGCGGGCGGGTGCATGCGCTCCGAGGAACTGGCCGAGGGGGTCACCTACGACCCCCTCGCCACCACCTTCGTGCTCTGGGTGACCGGCGGGGCGCATGGCGCGCTCGGCGCGGATCTCGCCCGGCATGGCGTCGAGTTCTGCGCCACCGACACGCCGACCGGCGTGCTGCTGCCGGACGGGCGCGCGCTGACCTACACCACCGACCGCGCCGCCAACGTCGCCGCCTTTGACGCCGCGCATGACGGCGACGGCGCGCAGCTGGCCCGCGACCTCGACGCTTTCGGGGCCGATGCCGGGCTGCTCTTCGGCCTGATGGGCGGAAATCCCTGGTCGAGACAGACCGCCAAGCTGCTCGCCAGGGAGGCATGGGCGCGCAAGCCGCGCGGGCTTGCGACGGTGATGGGCGGTGCGCTGCAGCCGATGCGCTCCTGGCTCGAGAGCGCCTTCGAGAGCGACCTGTCGCGCGCGCTCTGGGCCCCGTGGTGCCTGCACGCCGGGCTCGGGCCAGAGGCCGCCTTCTCCGGCCAGATGGGCAAGGTGATCGGGTTCGCGCTCGAGGCCGCCTCGGCCCCGGTGGTCAAGGGCGGCGCCGCGAACATGGTGCGCGGCCTCGTCGCCATCATCGAGGAGCACGGCGGCACGGTCCGCACCTCGGCCGAGGTTGCCGAGATCACCCACGACAAAGGCCGCGCCACCGGCCTGCGCCTTGCCAGCGGCGAGACGATCGCCGCGAAAACCGTGCTCGCCTCGGTCACGCCGCAGCAGCTTTACGGCAAGCTCGCAGCCACGCCCGCGCGGCGCGATGACCTGCGCAAGTACCGGCACGGCAAGGGCAATTTCCAGCTGCACTACCTCCTGAACGGGCCGGTGAAATGGAAGGCCGCCGGGCTCGAGAAGGTGCAGCTGCTGCACCTGACCCCGGGGCTCGACGGCGTCTCCAAGGCCGGCAATGAGGCCGAGCGCGGCATGCTGCCCGAGGTGCCGACGATCTGCGTCGGTCAGCCCTGCGCCGCCGACCCGAGCCGCGCGCCTGAGGGGCAGAGCGTGCTCTGGCTGCAGATGCCCGAGGCGCCGCGTCACGTGAAGGGCGACGCCGCCGGAAAGATCGAGGTGCCCGCCGACGGCCGCTGGACCGAGGCGCTGCGCGAAGCCTATGCCGACCGCATCGAGGCGATCCTCGCGCATCACATCGACGGCTTTGCCGAAAGCGTGGTGACCCGCCGCGCGATCTCGCCCGCCGATCTCGAGGGATATAACATGAACCTCGTCGGCGGGGATCCCTATGGCGGCGCCTGCACGCTCGACCAGTTCTTCCTCTGGCGCCCCTTCGGGGACACCCGGCGCCACGCCAGCGATCTCGAGGGGCTCTACCACATCGGCGCCTCGACCCATCCCGGGCCGGGCCTGTCGGGCGGGTCGGGCTTTCTCGTCGCGCGGGAGCTCGGCGCATGA
- a CDS encoding MarR family transcriptional regulator codes for MTTGPRDLEQFTPYLMNRIIARYNKSVETALKEVGVSVAQMRALAVLAESGPYTINELSVLTVIKQPTLSRTLDAMESAGLVRREAQDGDSRFRKISLTDEGRAAYETAWPAMLSMRDRMLQVLDEDERASLNEMLQRVLRNIRHHDF; via the coding sequence ATGACCACGGGACCCAGGGATCTCGAGCAGTTCACCCCCTACCTGATGAACCGCATCATCGCCCGCTACAACAAGAGCGTCGAGACCGCGCTCAAGGAAGTCGGCGTCTCGGTCGCGCAGATGCGGGCGCTGGCGGTGCTGGCCGAAAGCGGGCCCTACACGATCAACGAGCTTTCGGTGCTCACGGTCATCAAGCAGCCGACGCTCTCGCGCACGCTCGACGCGATGGAGAGCGCGGGCCTCGTCCGGCGCGAGGCGCAGGACGGTGACAGCCGTTTCCGCAAGATAAGTCTCACCGACGAGGGCCGCGCCGCCTACGAGACCGCCTGGCCGGCGATGCTGTCGATGCGCGACCGCATGCTGCAGGTCCTAGACGAGGACGAGCGCGCGAGCCTCAACGAAATGCTGCAGCGCGTGCTGCGCAACATCCGACACCACGATTTCTGA